The Alphaproteobacteria bacterium DNA window AGAGGATGTTCCCATCCCCATGCAAATCCTAGCCGTGATCATATGCATACGGTGGATCGCCAGCAGGAACAGTTGGCCATGGCTGGGATTAAAAAGACGCCATTGGCCGACTTATCCTTTTTAAAACAGTCCCTAAAGGGTTTTGATCTCAAAAAATCTTATGTTCTTTTGGTCCCCGGTGGGGCTGCCCATCGACCAGAGAAACGATGGCCGGCTGAATCCTATGGGCAACTATGTGATTGGCTCATAAAAAAGGGATACCAGCCAGTTGTGGTGGGCACCCCTACGGAGCAAAAGGTAACCCAGGCGATTGTGAATCAGGACAACCGAATTCTGGATCTTACAGGAAAGACTTCCTTGGAAGATCTGGTATCATTGGGGGCTGGTTCCTCTGGGACCATTGGAAACGACTCGGGGCCAACGCATGTCTTTGCCCTTTCCGGTTCCCCAACAGTTACATTATTTTCCCGTGCCTCGGACCCTAAACTATGTGCCCCACATGGGCCAAAGACCACATATATTCGGGAAGACTTCCTCAAAAATCTTTCAACCGAAAAAGTATCAAAAACATTTCAGGAGCTCATAAAATGATAAACTTACTCTCAGACCCGTTTTCATTTGTTTTTATGTTAACTTTGGGGTTTTCAGCCCTATCACTTTGGGTTTTCCCCAAGTCGAAGGTGTGGAGCCTTTTTCTTTTGACGGCCACTATCCTGGGGTATCTTGCGTACCGCATTGAATTATTTGGGACGTTGGTTATTGCTGTTTCAGCCTTTGTTATCTGGTGTTTCTATAAATGGCGATCAAAAAAGCTTTTCAAAATTATTTTAGGAGCTCTCGTCCTCATCGGAGGCGGCCTTTTGTACACCCATCATGTTCCCGGCTTTCATAACTGGCTTATTGTGCCGGGAGTTCATTTATCTTCAGATAGCACGGCATACAGATTGTTCGTTAATGCCGACAAGATTTTGTTTGGGCTCCTCCTCGTGGGTCTGGGCATATCCCGTGTATCCTCGGTTCAAGATTGGTGGGAAAGCATCAAGGG harbors:
- a CDS encoding CPBP family intramembrane metalloprotease, coding for MINLLSDPFSFVFMLTLGFSALSLWVFPKSKVWSLFLLTATILGYLAYRIELFGTLVIAVSAFVIWCFYKWRSKKLFKIILGALVLIGGGLLYTHHVPGFHNWLIVPGVHLSSDSTAYRLFVNADKILFGLLLVGLGISRVSSVQDWWESIKGAVVPLIALVVLLSAATFYIGYVRFDPKFPTLFFLWAPVNLLFVCVAEEAFFRGFVQKEIAELCGNGIPGKFFALMAASIAYGAISYRGGPVYMVLAGIAGIGYGLAYFKSDKLESSILCHFAFNSIHFLLFSYPALR
- a CDS encoding glycosyltransferase family 9 protein, which gives rise to MKTTERILVIKLSAFGDFILAMGPFAAIREHHPKAHITLLTTKSFRGIAEKSGLFDDIWLDTKPRIWQLSKLCKLRNRLYRGKFDRVYDLQTSDRSSLYFQLLRLGFLGKKVPEWSGIARGCSHPHANPSRDHMHTVDRQQEQLAMAGIKKTPLADLSFLKQSLKGFDLKKSYVLLVPGGAAHRPEKRWPAESYGQLCDWLIKKGYQPVVVGTPTEQKVTQAIVNQDNRILDLTGKTSLEDLVSLGAGSSGTIGNDSGPTHVFALSGSPTVTLFSRASDPKLCAPHGPKTTYIREDFLKNLSTEKVSKTFQELIK